The sequence below is a genomic window from Rhinopithecus roxellana isolate Shanxi Qingling chromosome 19, ASM756505v1, whole genome shotgun sequence.
GAGATGGAGTCAGGATGGAATTGGGAATTGGAGATCCTGGATTTTGACCACAGAGGCCCTGTGACCTCACCCTTGGCATTTGGGCTGTGACCAGCTGGGGAAGGGAGGCTGCAGCTGTAGTATGTAGGATGACTATTAGATTAGGTTTATTTTCAGAGACTTGCTTTCATTTCTATCTAgtaaaccctacaagccagaaactTGGATGCCATCCTTGACAACTCATTCTCTTTCACTCATAACTCAAAGAAATGTCAAGATCTGAAAACTTGATTTCCCAAAGAACTCATCAACTTACCTACTGCCCCCAAGACTTACAGCCACTGCCCTAATTCAGGTCTTCCTCACCTCACCCCTGATGGAACAATCACCTCCTTAACTGCCTCTCTGCCTTCACTCTTTCCCTGTTCAATCTTGTCAAAAGCAAATTTCCAGCCAGGcttggtagctcacgcctataatctcagcactttgggagaccaaggcaggagaattgcttgaggccaggagttcaagatcagcctgtgcaatatagtgagaccctgccgctacaaaaaaatttaaaaattagccaagcgtggtggcacacacctgtagtcccagctacttgggaggctggtgtgggaggattgcttgagcccaggaggcagaggctgcagtgagccatgattgtgcccctgcactccaacctgggcgacagagcaagactttgtcaccCTCCCTACCAGAAAAGCAAATTTCCTTCTAACATTACCAAGTCACTCCCAGCAAATAAGTTTGTTTAGTTCAGCAAGCCAGACCCCACAAGTCACCTCCAAGCCCTCTCTAGCACAGATCCTACGGATCTAGACCTCTTGACATTCCCACTCCAACATGATTGGTGCTCCCATTCAAACCATGGTCCTTTCTCATATCATGCCTCTGTTTATACTGGCCCACCAGAAGtgccatccatccacccattgaCAACTTAACCCTTTAGAACTCAGCTCGAGATATCATCTCCTTCTAAAGacctttcctgtctttcttccAAGGACTCAACGCACCCCTTCAGCAAGATTAGGTAGCCCTCCTATGGGATTCCATCATATCCCTCGCAGACCTCTCTGATGTTGCACTGAGCTCATTGTATCATGAGTGCTGGTTTGTCTGCAGCTCCTTCAGTCCTTTCCGTGCCGGCAAGGCCCAGGAATTGGTCTGATCCATCACTACATTCCCAGTCCTTAGCAGGATCCAGCCTCCCTTCTGCTAACTAGAATCTGCCTAAATACCTTCCTAGGCTTCCTATTGCCCTTAGGATGAAGAACAAAGTTCCTAACTGAGTTCACCGAAAGGTCCTTCAAGACTTGACCTCAATCTCCTTCTCTAGCCTCATGCTTTTCCAGCCCCCATTCTGCGCCCCTCGACAGCATTTACATTGACATTTCTCGTTGCCCTGAATGTCTTTCTGCTGTGTGTTCCTACACGGCCCTTGACTCTCCCCATTGTAGCGTTTATGGACTTATTGTAAATTGTTTCATGTCTTCTCCACTAAATTCCATGAAAATAGGAGCCATGTTCGTCTTGCTCACTCTTCCATCCATAGTGCCCAGCACTAATAGACTACTTGacaatattaaataaatcatgaaaTCATAACTTCACAAACTCCTGTTGTCATCAGGCCATCTGGGGTGATCTAAATGACTAGGAACAGGATCACAGGGTAGGACATGATATGGGGGGACAGGACCGCCCCAACCCTGGCCCCCAGCCTAAACTAATCTGGTGTGGAAATGCTTTCTTCCTAGGAAGAGAGTGGAGGGAAAAGACGGAGGGGTTCTAAGGTGGTGTAAATGCTTCCTAAGGACTGCCCTCTGGGGTCTCGTGGTATCTCAGGCTCCTCACACCCCACCACCCCTGGGGCCAACCGCTTGGCCAGCCACACTGTCCTCAGAGTGTTCCCAGCAAAGTCAGCAGAGACCCAGCAGATGGAGGAAATAATGGGAGAAAAGAGTGGAAAGTGGGAGTGGGGAATGGGTTCACAATGCATTTGTTCAGGGATCTTTACTCATTCTGTGATGAAGAGAAGGTGACACCTCATTGGCTCACTGGGGGTCTAGGAGACTTGGGCTCAGCTGAAGAGGGACAGACACTCAGGGTGGGGCTCCGTGCCATCAGCTTATCAGACAGCCGCCTTTCTCTTTGAAGGGGTTCTTGTCCTCAGGGATCCCTTTGAGAAAAGGGTCGTTTCCTGCTTGGGCCTCCACATACTCCTTGATTTCCTTTCCCGCTTTGGAAATCTGTGAGAacacaaaaaatgttttaggtCCTTGTTACTTTCTCTGGATCCATGATTTGGTCAGTGCTGGAAAAACAGGCTTCTGGGCAGGGCAGAGACAGAGGCCAAAGAGGAGAAAGACAGGGGACAGACAGGTGTTCGGGGGTGTGAGTTCCTCAATCTGACCCACAACACTGACCTTGACCTTCATGGGCTGCTTGGCCAGAGCCAGCCCAGACGCAGGGCTGGACACGCTGAGCTCTCCAAGGCCCTGAGGCTCTCTCTTGTGCTGAGGGAGGCTGGCGCCTTCACGGAGTCAACCCCAGCCTTTCTCTGCATCCTACCCCATCCCAGAGGTACCTCCTGCTGCTTCTGCGGCCCTGGAACAGTCCCACCACCCTTTCCGGTCACTTCCTCCTTCCTGGGGCTCATTAGGAACAGGAAGGGAAGAGCAGGGATGGGGCGAGGAGGCTCACCGGAATTCTTGTGTTTTTCACTTCCTTCTTTAGCTGCTCCACCTCCATCTTCAACAGATCCTTCTCGCTGAGATCCTGGGCCATCCTGCCCTAGACAGACCCAATCCTGGAAAGGATTCAGCAGCCAGGATCATAAATCTCATCAGCTCTTCCAGCTCCCTCCACACCTCAACTTCTAGCATCTCCCCTGCCATATCCCTCAGTTCAGGCCCCTCatcattcaacagatattcacTCCATCCTTGCACGCCCTGCCTCTTCAAGAGTCTGGGCTCAGGAGGGGAGGAAGCTCCCAGTCTGATGGGAAAGGGACAATTTTTGCCTTTGGATTGACTGTCTACGGAGGAAATCTGGATTGTCTGTCTACAGAgccatctgtctgtctatctacagaggaaacagagaagaaaggagaaggagttTCTTTCAGAGAGGAAGATCTGGGAAGCAATATTATTGTTTCATATAGTGACTCAgagttttcctctttctctccaagTCCAGCAAGGGAGAGTATACAATAATGTTCAAGAGAAGGgggtcttggccaggcatggtggctcacccctataatcccagcactttgagaggccgaggtgggaggatcgcttgagcccaggagttcaagatcagcctggccaacatggcgaaacctcatctctataaaagatagaaaaattagccagggttggtggtgagtacctgtaatcccaggtactcagaaggctgaggtacgagaatctcttgaacccaggaggcgaaagttgcagtgagctgagatcactgtactccagcctgggtgacagagtgcaactgtctcaaaaaataaaaaaagatcccgggtgcagtggctcgtgcctgtaatcccagcactttgggaggccaagacaggcagatcacctgaggttgaaggtttgagaccagcctcgccaacatggtgaaaccccatctctactaaaaacacaacaaataggcaggcgtggtggcaggcacctgcaatcccagctactcaggaggctgaggcagaagaattgcttgaacccagaagacggaggttgcagtgagccaagatgacaccgctgcactccagcttaggcaacaagagtgagactctatctcaaaaaaaaaaaaaaagagagacgaGGGGGTCTGGAGCTTGCCAGACTCCAACTCtgatcccagctctgctgcttcctTACTGCTTCCTTAGTGTGGCCTTAGGGAAGTCACTCAACCTCTTTGAGTATTAGTTTCCCCAGCTGCAGATGGGTATTAAAAAAACCTACCAcatgcggctgggcgcggtggctccagcctgtaatcccagcactttgggaggccaagacggacggatcacgaggtcaggaaattgagaccatcctggctaacacggtgaaaccccgtctctactaaaaaatacaaaaaactagccgggggaggtggcaggcgcctgtagtcccagctactcgggaggctgaggcaggagaatggcataaacccgggaggcgcagcttgcagtgagctgagatctggccactgcactccagcctgggcgacagagcgagactccgtctcaaaaaaaaaaaaaaaaaaacctaccacaTGCAGTTATTGTGGGTACTAAGAAAATAATGTctacaaaatattataatatactACCTGGCACATAATGAACACTTAGTACACTTATTATCACTAATaatgctattgttattattatcactgCAGGGTTATCAGGAAGGCCTGCCTGGTGCCTAGCCCCAGTGATACTAAGAGTAGATCCCAGCCCAGTGCAACCTCAGCACCTCTCACCTGCCACAGAAGAGCACGCTTTCCAAGTCACTTGTCCTGGACTCAGGTAAGATAGTGTTTGAGCCTCCTAGTTCTTCATCAGCTGAAAATCTTCAGATAAAGCAGATGGCCTGGAAACCAAAATCTCTGATGCCTAAGCTGATCATAGGCTCAAAGTTCTAAGCCCATCACCCGCCTGAGCCTTCAAGCCCTCACTGCTGCAGAGCAGAGACAGACATTCTCCCcacaaaaacaaactcaaaaacaGAAGCCACCTTTTCACCACCTTGTCCTGTGTTAGCCTCACTCTTTTGGTGACCTCACTAGCTTAGAGCCTGCAGCGCTTCTATTTCCCCACCTCCACATCGCAGCCCCACCTGCCCCCCTTTGCttgctttctcctccttcccttcccacctCTGAGCATGCTCTGAGGCTGTCCTTCCTCCTGCGGCAAGTCCTAGACCAGCCCCTAACC
It includes:
- the GNGT2 gene encoding guanine nucleotide-binding protein G(I)/G(S)/G(O) subunit gamma-T2, which translates into the protein MAQDLSEKDLLKMEVEQLKKEVKNTRIPISKAGKEIKEYVEAQAGNDPFLKGIPEDKNPFKEKGGCLIS